A part of Nesterenkonia lutea genomic DNA contains:
- a CDS encoding RsmB/NOP family class I SAM-dependent RNA methyltransferase: protein MSHSGPDHGQPRSRRNEKGRERNRGARTDRPGTSRGFSASAPAQRKRRADPARLTAFTVLRAVSRDDAYANLTLPAEIRRQRLDKRDAAFATELTYGTLRGTGTYDAILSACVDRPLAELDAPVLDALRLGAHQLLNMRVETHAAVDETVALVRSEIGAGPSGLVNAVLRKVSARPLGEWTERLAEEGQLSGDDALALTHAHPAWVVRALRQSLRLHGRGQQLEALLRADNAAPEVHLVELPGVAEESGQHLGSAAEAGATVSSALEGAAIFRGGDIARLAGTREGQLRVQDIGSQWVTRALAGAELATAAVGSPQPERWLDLCAGPGGKAALLAALAAQREATVLANEPAPHRAELVTRALSAVSPEVWTVRTGDGRTIGEEAGDQGFHRILIDAPCTGLGALRRRPEARWRRTPGDLSGLTALQQELLDAAVGALAPGGLLAYVTCSPHVAETVIQVEDLLRRHPELQLLDAHEPMRAAALPAGRELLAGGDEQAGTETARRCVQLWPHVHGTDAMFFALLQRPLQAS from the coding sequence ATGAGCCACAGCGGCCCAGACCACGGCCAGCCCCGCAGTCGGAGGAACGAGAAGGGACGTGAACGCAACCGCGGCGCCCGGACGGACAGGCCGGGCACCTCCCGCGGCTTCAGCGCGTCAGCTCCTGCGCAGCGCAAGCGCCGTGCCGATCCGGCCCGACTCACGGCCTTCACCGTGCTCAGGGCGGTCAGCCGGGACGATGCCTACGCCAACCTGACGCTGCCCGCGGAGATCCGTCGGCAGCGTCTGGACAAGCGCGATGCCGCCTTCGCCACGGAGCTGACCTATGGCACGCTGCGAGGCACCGGCACCTACGACGCGATCCTCAGCGCCTGCGTGGACCGCCCGCTCGCCGAGCTGGACGCCCCCGTGCTCGACGCGCTGCGTCTGGGCGCCCACCAGCTGCTGAACATGCGCGTGGAGACCCATGCGGCAGTGGACGAGACCGTCGCTCTGGTGCGCAGTGAGATCGGCGCAGGCCCCAGCGGGCTGGTCAATGCGGTCCTGCGCAAGGTCAGCGCCAGGCCGCTGGGTGAGTGGACCGAGCGGCTCGCGGAGGAGGGACAGCTCAGCGGCGACGACGCGCTCGCGCTGACCCATGCGCACCCGGCCTGGGTGGTGCGTGCGCTGCGCCAGTCGCTTCGGCTCCACGGCCGCGGCCAGCAGCTGGAAGCCCTGCTGCGTGCAGACAACGCCGCCCCCGAAGTGCACCTGGTGGAGCTGCCGGGGGTGGCCGAGGAGTCAGGTCAGCATCTGGGCAGCGCCGCCGAGGCCGGCGCCACGGTGTCCTCCGCCCTGGAAGGGGCAGCCATCTTCCGCGGCGGGGACATCGCCCGTCTGGCGGGCACCCGGGAGGGCCAGCTCAGGGTCCAGGACATCGGGTCACAATGGGTCACCCGGGCTCTGGCCGGAGCGGAGCTCGCCACAGCAGCCGTCGGGTCCCCTCAGCCGGAGCGCTGGCTGGACCTCTGTGCCGGTCCGGGAGGCAAGGCCGCACTGCTGGCGGCCCTCGCCGCACAGCGCGAGGCGACCGTGCTGGCCAATGAGCCGGCCCCCCACCGGGCCGAACTGGTGACCAGGGCACTGTCCGCGGTCTCGCCCGAGGTCTGGACCGTGCGCACCGGAGACGGACGCACCATCGGCGAGGAGGCTGGTGACCAGGGGTTCCATCGCATTCTGATCGATGCCCCGTGCACCGGTCTCGGCGCGCTGCGCCGGCGACCCGAGGCCCGATGGCGCCGGACCCCCGGGGACCTCTCGGGGCTCACCGCGCTCCAGCAGGAGCTGCTCGACGCCGCCGTCGGAGCGCTGGCTCCGGGAGGCCTGCTGGCCTACGTCACCTGCTCCCCCCATGTCGCCGAGACGGTCATCCAGGTCGAGGACCTGCTTCGACGGCACCCTGAGCTGCAGCTGCTCGACGCCCATGAGCCGATGCGGGCCGCGGCCCTGCCGGCAGGTCGGGAGCTCCTGGCAGGGGGTGATGAGCAGGCGGGCACCGAGACGGCGCGGCGCTGCGTCCAGCTGTGGCCGCACGTGCACGGCACCGACGCGATGTTCTTCGCGCTGCTCCAACGCCCGCTCCAGGCCAGCTGA
- the rpe gene encoding ribulose-phosphate 3-epimerase → MSRPCIHPSILNADFANLQRELGRIRTADAVHVDVMDNHFVPNLTIGLPVVKSLRAATELPIDVHLMIEDPDVWAPQYAELGCESVTFHAEAAQAPIRLARELRAQGARSAMALKPATPIEPYLDMLGELDMLLLMTVEPGFGGQSFLDLILPKIRRARAAVDDLGGEIALQVDGGISAETIARAAEAGADTFVAGSAVYSAADPEAAIAELRALAG, encoded by the coding sequence GTGAGCCGCCCCTGCATCCACCCCAGCATCCTCAACGCCGACTTCGCCAACCTCCAGCGAGAACTCGGCCGCATCCGCACCGCCGACGCCGTGCATGTCGATGTCATGGACAACCATTTCGTGCCCAACCTGACCATCGGCCTGCCCGTGGTGAAGTCCCTGCGCGCGGCCACCGAGCTCCCCATAGACGTGCACCTGATGATCGAGGATCCGGACGTCTGGGCCCCGCAGTACGCCGAGCTGGGCTGTGAGTCGGTGACCTTCCATGCCGAGGCCGCGCAGGCCCCCATCCGGCTGGCCCGAGAACTTCGCGCCCAGGGCGCGAGGTCGGCCATGGCGCTGAAGCCCGCCACGCCCATCGAGCCCTACCTGGACATGCTCGGAGAGCTCGACATGCTGCTGCTGATGACGGTGGAGCCGGGCTTCGGCGGGCAGAGCTTCCTCGACCTCATCCTGCCGAAGATCCGCCGCGCGCGTGCGGCGGTCGATGATCTGGGCGGAGAGATCGCCCTGCAGGTGGACGGAGGGATCAGCGCGGAGACCATCGCCCGGGCCGCCGAGGCGGGCGCGGACACGTTCGTGGCCGGCTCAGCCGTCTACTCGGCCGCAGATCCGGAAGCGGCCATCGCCGAGCTGCGCGCTCTGGCCGGCTGA
- the nrdR gene encoding transcriptional regulator NrdR — MYCPYCRHDSSRVVDSRMLDDGSGIRRRRQCPQCSKRFTTMETTSLNVIKRSGAAEPFDRSKVINGVRKACQGRPVSNDDLAVLAQEVEEAIRAAGNAEVDANDVGLAILGPLRRLDVVAYMRFASVYRGFESLQDFENAISELRREELHGPSSSGATVVQPRFGFR; from the coding sequence ATGTACTGCCCCTACTGCCGCCATGACTCATCCCGGGTCGTCGATTCGCGCATGCTGGACGACGGCTCCGGCATTCGTCGCCGCCGCCAATGTCCGCAGTGCTCCAAACGCTTCACCACGATGGAGACCACCAGTCTCAACGTGATCAAGCGATCCGGCGCCGCCGAGCCCTTCGACCGCTCCAAGGTCATCAACGGCGTGCGCAAGGCCTGTCAGGGCCGACCCGTCTCCAATGACGATCTCGCAGTGCTCGCTCAGGAGGTGGAGGAGGCCATCCGCGCCGCCGGCAATGCCGAGGTGGACGCCAACGACGTCGGTCTCGCAATCCTCGGCCCGCTGCGGCGACTCGACGTGGTGGCGTATATGCGCTTCGCCTCGGTGTACCGCGGCTTCGAGTCGCTGCAGGACTTCGAGAACGCGATATCTGAGCTCCGCCGCGAGGAGCTGCACGGACCTTCAAGTTCAGGTGCAACCGTGGTGCAGCCGAGATTCGGATTCCGCTAG